In one window of Malassezia japonica chromosome 9, complete sequence DNA:
- the ABZ1 gene encoding aminodeoxychorismate synthase (COG:J; EggNog:ENOG503NU85) yields the protein MGGCVWLDSASAKDPQSHMSMMSRASFTLTYDMHAHLAVCEQNSDASVQSVELKTDSTLWDWMSEVQCGLQNATVLPSQSSPVPEVGGSTCALQAGFVGYWGYEMKDESLDLGPLDANRYEQAVPGAPFDRMALPAAQWGFCNTVLIFDHHTQTWTASALVRRDSNVELHPALATLERSLEQLGSSSSIGVSRDDANAWFDQVQRTLEEVCAIPAGTKPPATGLAPVRAVDNRDTYMDKIRQAKDYIGKGESYELCLTTQFEGTLPLDTHNYDAYFDLYTRLRTKNPAPFCAYLELLPLDQKTPQAILSTSPERFLTITREGHLEMRPIKGTLVRPGWGKGEEDWLARAGTEPAMQQHVQAEDERRMAKLRADPKERAENLMIADLIRADLQAVCYPGSVQVPRLIALETYETVHQLVTAVTA from the exons ATGGGTGGATGTGTCTGGCTGGACAGTGCGAGTGCCAAGGATCCTCAGAGCCATATGTCGATGATGAGCCGCGCGTCGTTCACTCTCACCTATGATATGCACGCACACCTAGCAGTGTGCGAACAAAACAGCGATGCGTCCGTCCAGTCCGTGGAGCTAAAGACAGACAGCACCCTGTGGGACTGGATGAGCGAAGTGCAGTGCGGCCTGCAAAATGCGACTGTTCTTCCTTCCCAATCCAGTCCTGTGCCTGAAGTGGGCGGAAGCACTTGTGCCCTCCAAGCTGGATTCGTGGGATATTGGGGCTATGAAATGAAGGACGAAAGTCTGGACCTTGGCCCCCTGGACGCGAACCGGTATGAACAGGCAGTCCCGGGCGCACCCTTTGATCGGATGGCACTTCCTGCTGCGCAGTGGGGTTTCTGCAACACGGTCTTGATCTTTGACCACCATACACAGACCTGGACGGCGTCGGCATTGGTGCGTCGCGACAGTAATGTGGAACTGCATCCCGCTTTGGCGAcactcgagcgcagcctTGAGCAGCTGGGTAGCTCGAGCTCCATTGGTGTCTCGCGAGATGACGCAAACGCGTGGTTTGACCAAGTGCAGCGTACTCTGGAAGAAGTGTGTGCTATCCCAGCCGGTACAAAGCCGCCTGCCACTGGCCTTGCGCCAGTGCGTGCAGTTGACAATCGTGACACCTACATGGACAAGATCCGCCAGGCCAAGGATTACATCGGGAAGGGCGAGAGCTACGAACTGTGCCTTACCACGCAGTTTGAGGGAACGCTGCCTCTGGATACGCATAATTACGACGCCTACTTTGATTTGTACACAAGACTCCGCACCAAAAATCCCGCGCCGTTTTGCGCTTACTTGGAGCTTCTGCCTCTGGATCAGAAGACGCCTCAGGCAATTCTCTCGACGAGCCCTGAGCGTTTCCTCACCATCACTCGCGAGGGGCATTTGGAAATGCGGCCGATCAAAGGTACGCTGGTCCGCCCTGGCTGGGGCAAAGGCGAGGAAGATTGGTTGGCCCGTGCGGGGACGGAGCCGGCGATGCAACAGCACGTCCAGGCCGAGGATGAGCGCCGTATGGCCAAGTTGCGTGCGGATCCCAAAGAGCGTGCTGAGAATCTTATGATTGCGGATCTCATTCGCGCTGATTTACAGGCGGTCTGCTACCCTGGCTCGGTGCAGGTGCCCCGGCTAattgcgctcgagaccTACGAAACAGTGCACCAACTCGTGACAGCGGTGACAG CATGA
- the cyp3 gene encoding peptidylprolyl isomerase (EggNog:ENOG503P1UU; COG:O), protein MSTTTSNEVRGAGLNGRPVVFFDITIGETPVGRIKFELFSDFTPKFNHKPMGYKGSIFHRVIKDFMCQGGDFLNADGTGSFSIYGDKFDDENFLMKHDAPGLLSMANSGPNTNADFLDGKHVVFGKVIDGMLTLRKIENVPMGASNRPRVEVKIAGEFSYALTQNAS, encoded by the exons ATGTCCACTACGACTTCGAACGAAGTACGCGGTGCAGGCCTGAACGGCCGCCCCGTCGTGTTCTTTGATATCACTATTGGTGAAACGCCGGTCGGCCGCATCAAGTTTGAGCTCTTTTCGGACTTTACGCCCAA ATTCAACCATAAGCCCATGGGATATAAAGGCTCTATTTTCCACCGTGTGATCAAGGACTTTATGTGCCAAGGCGGCGACTTCCTCAACGCCGACGGCACCGGCAGTTTCAGCATCTATGGCGACAAGTTCGATGACGAAAACTTCCTGATGAAACATGATGCCCCCGGTCTTTTGAGCATG GCAAACTCGGGCCCCAATACCAATG CCGACTTTTTGGATGGCAAGCACGTCGTCTTTGGCAAG GTGATTGACGGCATGCTTACTCTACGCAAAATCGAAAATGTGCCGATGGGCGCGAGCAACCGTCCACGCGTCGAGGTCAAGATTGCCGGTGAGTTTTCCTATGCGCTGACCCAGAATGCG AGTTAG
- a CDS encoding ubiquitinyl hydrolase 1 (EggNog:ENOG503NZ2J; MEROPS:MER0029066; COG:O), translating into MAMMHSTDPATPQLDEKKLLEVFNDPEKSNSIVVAFLKLNSNDYTPFLASATGEEDPPTMEDFCNKEVEAFGRDADHLQITALSSALKVSLDVVYLSRSHAPPESDSITEEADAGAKMSDNKDVSPEGDPNACDVVRFDIDQGQMFGLGPLLYRPGHFDLLVAREEPESPDINI; encoded by the exons ATGGCAATGATGCACTCTACCGATCCCGCCACCCCGCAGCTGGACGAGAAGAAACTATTGGAGGTCTTTAATGATCCAGAAAAGAGCAACAGTATTGTCGT TGCATTCCTCAAG CTTAACTCCAATGACTACACGCCTTTCCTCGCTTCTGCCACTGGTGAAGAAGATCCCCCGACGATGGAGGACTTTTGTAACAAGGAGGTCGAAGCGTTTGGAAGAGATGCGGACCACCTCCAAATTACAGCTTTGAGCTCTGCGCTGAAAGTGAGCCTTGATGTCGTCTACTTGTCACGCTCGCATGCCCCGCCTGAGTCGGACTCTATTACGGAGGAGGCCGATGCTGGCGCCAAAATGTCTGACAACAAGGACGTAAGCCCCGAGGGTGATCCGAATGCTTGCGACGTTGTCCGCTTTGATATTGACCAAGGCCAAATGTTTGGTCTTGGTCCGTTGCTCTACCGTCCTGGCCACTTTGACCTGTTGGTGGCTCGCGAGGAGCCCGAGTCTCCCGACATTAATATCTAA
- the RPC40 gene encoding DNA-directed RNA polymerase core subunit rpc40 (COG:K; BUSCO:EOG09263CLY; EggNog:ENOG503NUTN), with product MDKRNIVEVLPERVGNVSSSSYPLQVPGESGAWSNETFDENLRVVVTRLTTEQCEFEMVGVDASIANAIRRTLIAEVPTVAIEHVYIWNNTSIIQDEVLSHRLGLVPLAIDPSRLTFKMDDEANDQNTVVFNLKTECRKKAGSKDGAVEGRYVYSSQLEWDPKGDQAETMADAPPKPVNSDIVIAKLAPGQGMEMELHCEKGIGKDHAKFSPVATASYRLLPYIEILKLVPEPLIPKLISCFPEGVLERGGENGVQVADARKDTVSREVLRHPEFEGMVRLGRIQDHFLFSVESTGVYEPEALVPASVDVLRKKLALLKLALEALPTETVHT from the coding sequence ATGGACAAGAGGAACATTGTTGAAGTGCTTCCTGAGAGGGTCGGGAATGTCTCATCGTCTTCGTACCCGTTGCAGGTTCCCGGCGAGTCTGGCGCATGGAGCAATGAAACCTTTGACGAGAACCTGCGCGTGGTTGTGACGCGCCTGACTACGGAGCAGTGCGAGTTTGAGATGGTGGGAGTAGATGCTTCCATCGCCAACGCAATCCGCAGGACACTCATTGCCGAGGTTCCCACTGTTGCCATCGAGCATGTCTACATCTGGAACAACACTTCCATTATCCAGGACGAGGTGTTGTCTCACCGTCTTGGTCTGGTCCCTCTTGCGATCGACCCCTCACGGCTGACTTTTAAGATGGATGACGAGGCCAATGACCAAAATACGGTTGTATTCAACCTCAAAACCGAGTGCAGGAAGAAGGCTGGCTCGAAGGATGGCGCAGTCGAGGGCCGCTACGTCTACTCTTCTCAGCTCGAATGGGACCCGAAAGGCGACCAAGCCGAGACCATGGCAGATGCGCCTCCCAAGCCCGTGAACTCTGATATCGTCATTGCGAAGCTCGCCCCTGGCCAAGGCATGGAGATGGAGCTGCACTGTGAAAAAGGCATCGGTAAGGACCACGCGAAGTTCTCTCCTGTGGCCACCGCTTCCTACCGCCTGCTCCCCTACATTGAGATCCTGAAGCTTGTGCCTGAGCCGCTGATACCCAAACTGATTTCGTGCTTCCCTGAAGGTGTGCTTGAGCGCGGTGGTGAAAATGGCGTCCAAGTCGCCGATGCACGGAAAGACACCGTAAGCCGGGAAGTGCTTCGGCACCCCGAATTTGAGGGCATGGTGCGGCTGGGTCGTATCCAGGACCACTTCCTCTTCAGTGTCGAGTCGACTGGTGTCTacgagcccgaggcctTGGTGCCTGCATCGGTCGACGTGCTTCGCAAGAAGCTTGCTCTGCTCAagctggcgctcgaggcgctgccgaccgAGACTGTTCATACATAA
- a CDS encoding uncharacterized protein (COG:D; EggNog:ENOG503NVFY; BUSCO:EOG092618UZ): MSVPGREAIQEAAARGVEELKATCEVSMRHARRRAERMQEAQTSSLVSCASRVQEREDEHRTRREAKEELRASRSSSFGSRARTDMRNERLELVEDLERGPRPFEPRADDPDVQRYEPNARIALRTRLVPNAQISEYLDCRYVVTPSMLYSLASRTGTSGSEYERKAGEAMDGDVEVPLYGDWVLFAVMGEKGQLKYTAATIDQDEEKKTQNDELTPFERSNPSLPARKYFGCKLLDLSTEIVEAHRHLPGHCMLNMMLFESKSQAGSKYSGGNGGAFEKLWKERDGMLLAILNPRIMKRRKNAKGPANELTITPRSADSILVIGQADAYAQCKSIKKDGSRCKAFVIRGKDNGVCDYHLEQAVAGRLRSRMEFASGTSSVLGQPTGRIDFQRQEKSRRARPSSTVGISGLDVGSSTMNQTYTAPGSNLSLSSSDPRSVGYDVEARYGRGRAEREQRKRKQDKLEERVSNLQASQVSRPVVADEPAPSSTVHASDDVEAKFFSEVDQNSLAAKTLRIAQATLRGDPKPRRGKQHAESSESSAPSSSTSRLLARHEAKASSLPEAKLKTKRFRSNVLDRPGSAGQQARAAQAEEDGFVII; the protein is encoded by the exons ATGTCAGTACCAgggcgcgaggcgatccaggaggcggccgcgcgcggtgtGG AGGAGCTGAAGGCGACATGCGAGGTGTCGatgcggcacgcgcggcgccgtgcggaaAGGATGCAGGAAGCACAGACGTCTTCTCTCGTGTCGTGCGCGTCACGCGTCCAGGAACGCGAAGACGAGCACcgcacgcgtcgcgaggcaaaggaggagctgcgtgcgtcgcgttCGAGCTCGTTTGGGTCGCGCGCACGTACTGATATGCGAAACGAGCGGCTAGAGCTCGTGGAGGACTTGGAACGCGGTCCGCGTCCTTTTGAgccccgcgccgacgatcCTGACGTGCAGCGCTACGAGCCGAATGCAAGGATCGCGTTGCGGACACGCCTTGTACCGAACGCGCAAATTTCCGAGTACCTGGACTGTCGGTATGTCGTGACACCGAGTATGCTCTATTCCTTGGCGAGCCGCACAGGCACGTCGGGGTCCGAGtacgagcgcaaggcgggCGAGGCTATGGATGGCGACGTGGAAGTGCCTTTGTATGGTGACTGGGTCCTATTTGCCGTGATGGGCGAAAAGGGGCAGCTAAAGTACACTGCAGCAACCATCGATCAAGACGAGGAAAAGAAAACACAGAACGACGAGCTAACGCCTTTCGAGCGCTCCAACCCCTCGCTCCCAGCGCGAAAGTACTTTGGATGCAAGCTCCTGGACCTCAGCACGGAAATCGTTGAGGCACACCGCCACCTGCCGGGGCACTGCATGCTGAACATGATGCTCTTTGAGTCCAAAAGCCAGGCAGGGTCCAAGTACTCGGGCGGCAACGGCGGCGCATTCGAAAAGCTCTGGAAAGAGCGCGACGGCATGCTCCTGGCCATTCTCAATCCGCGCATTATGAAGCGCCGAAAAAACGCCAAGGGGCCCGCAAATGAGCTAACAATCACTCCTCGTTCTGCCGACTCGATCTTGGTCATTGGGCAAGCAGATGCCTATGCACAGTGCAAGTCGATCAAAAAGGACGGGTCTCGATGCAAGGCATTTGTCATTCGTGGGAAAGACAATGGCGTGTGCGACTACCACCTTGAGCAGGCCGTGGCCGGACGCTTGCGGTCGCGTATGGAATTCGCCTCAGG TACATCCAGCGTGCTGGGACAGCCGACCGGGCGAATCGACTTTCAACGACAGGAAAAaagccggcgcgctcggcccaGCAGCACCGTGGGCATCAGCGGACTCGATGTGGGGTCCTCAACCATGAATCAGACCTATACCGCGCCAGGATCCAACCTGTCACTCTCTTCATCCGACCCGCGCTCCGTTGGATACGACGTCGAGGCACGGTACGGCAGAGGACGTGCGGAAAGAGAGCAACGCAAACGGAAGCAGGacaagctcgaggagcgcgtgtCGAATTTGCAAGCGAGCCAGGTGTCGAGGCCGGTGGTCGCTGACGAGCCGGCCCcctcgtcgaccgtgcACGCAAgcgacgacgtcgaggccAAGTTTTTCTCCGAGGTCGACCAAAACAGTTTGGCAGCAAAGACACTGCGCATTGCCCAAGCGACGTTGCGTGGCGACCCCAAGCCACGCCGTGGGAAGCAGCACGCAGAGTCGTCAGAGTCGtctgcgccgtcgtcctCTACTTCTCGCCTCCTGGCCAGGCACGAAGCGAAGGCGTCGTCCTTGCCGGAAGCAAAGCTCAAGACCAAGCGATTCCGGTCCAACGTACTGGATCGTCCAGGCTCAGCAGGCCAGCaggcacgagcggcgcaggcagAAGAGGATGGATTCGTAATCATTTGA
- the REG1 gene encoding protein phosphatase regulator (COG:S; EggNog:ENOG503NXI0), with translation MLSAPDPYPTVSNHNPAPDDAQIESKTPEICVDYLSHEWKDEDVWNSWKAMTKRKNEISNGLRLENASWRTWAKQRGKLKTISPETLNWLKESDVTWLYGPLHGEAKPVPPPKVATTAERLGIEDTTGGKKSILKHRTLSELLQQPKNVSPPSEDETGEDAWPKKSELHAVRSELQLVRQDPNRRRVGSPELSRTPTVVNTEATSGEPKAKRHISFNHRVEQCVALEHPASPYSYMDDDDDEEYDYDDESDESDESDESLDHVVPAHGRKGSDSSSSEPRASIARLEPTQLKTPHEYMLASSPVAATSGFMDSDDEPYDDEDARYSVSDPVPVTQDLPLDHDGYDYYASDEEFEHSSTPFIQPTRGRLPQRGTRPGDAEHMIPPRSTDASMSSSPSGPLVVDVENLPGLTLDEKATPSTNSAQSRTESSLLGPTPQNTPNGQIPGYARSRRTGPPDASPRASGALVAPSQNSPQVPLAEDYVEEHEGGLIAGAVEILNTARDLLGTLIGSSDQQGRSWYE, from the exons ATGCTCTCTGCGCCCGATCCATATCCTACGGTTTCGAACCACAACCCGGCGCCAGATGACGCACAGATTGAGAGCAAGACGCCCGAGATCTGTGTGGACTATCTGAGCCATGAGTGGAAAGACGAGGACGTGTGGAACAGCTGGAAGGCGATGACCAAGCGCAAGAATGAGATTTCCAACGGTCTTCGTCTTGAGAATGCCAGCTGGCGTACCTGGGCGAAGCAGCGTGGAAAGTTGAAGACCATCAGCCCCGAGACATTGAATTG GCTCAAAGAGAGCGATGTTACTTGGCTCTACGGCCCGCTCCACGGCGAAGCCAAGCCCGTCCCGCCTCCCAAGGTGGCCACGACggccgagcgtctcggTATCGAGGACACGACCGGCGGCAAAAAGTCGATCCTCAAGCACCGGACGCTATCAGAGTTGCTGCAGCAGCCCAAGAACGTTTCACCTCCGAGTGAAGACGAAACCGGCGAGGATGCTTGGCCGAAAAAGTCGGAGCTGCATGCAGTACGCTCTGAGTTGCAGCTCGTTCGTCAGGACCCGAAtcgacgccgcgtcggATCGCCCGAACTgagccgcacgccgacTGTGGTCAATACGGAGGCGACATCTGGGGAGCCCAAGGCGAAGCGGCATATCAGTTTCAATCACCGTGTGGAACAGTGtgtggcgctcgagcatcCCGCCTCGCCGTACTCTTATATGGACGATGACGATGACGAGGAGTACGACTATGACGATGAGAGCGATGAGAGCGATGAGAGCGACGAGTCTTTAGACCATGTCGTGCCGGCGCATGGACGCAAGGGAAGcgactcgtcgtcgagcgaaCCCCGTGCATCCatcgcgcgtctcgagccCACACAACTCAAAACGCCACACGAATATATGCTCGCTTCGTCGCCTGTGGCGGCCACCAGTGGCTTTATGGACAGTGACGACGAGCCCTACGATGACGAGGACGCTCGTTACTCGGTCTCGGATCCCGTGCCCGTCACGCAGGATCTGCCGTTAGACCATGATGGCTACGATTACTACGCTTCGGATGAGGAGTTCGAACACTCCTCGACACCATTTATCCA GCCGACGCGCGGTCGCCTCCCGCAGCGCGGGACGCGGCCGGGCGACGCCGAACACATGATACCCCCTCGCTCTACCGATGCTTCGatgtcgtcgtcgcccagcgGACCGCTCGTGGTGGATGTTGAAAACCTCCCCGGGCTCACGTTGGACGAAAAGGCAACGCCAAGCACAAACAGCGCACAGTCGCGGACAGAATCTTCGCTGCTGGGTCCTACGCCACAGAACACCCCCAATGGTCAAATTCCTGGCTACGCACGTTCACGACGCACCGGTCCACCGGACGCATCACCTCGTGCCTCGGGCGCTTTGGTGGCACCCTCGCAGAACTCGCCGCAGGTCCCCCTTGCGGAAGACTATGTGGAAGAGCACGAAGGTGGCCTAATTGCTGGCGCCGTGGAAATCTTGAATACAGCACGCGATCTTCTCGGCACGCTTATTGGCTCGTCTGACCAACAAGGACGCTCGTGGTACGAATAG
- a CDS encoding uncharacterized protein (EggNog:ENOG503P959; TransMembrane:1 (o353-372i)) — protein sequence MSADAQPYVPPRESEDPAPKLSANASPYIPATKRIMDTALADPTKQEHSPGLEIKRVESAPEVQSPPKETTPPLTSPCYLQSVKREVHLAPASVQMEGLMHCADPVAALDQAILASQMPGNEHRTPTTLEIPLSLPPPVIQARTNPYIDLSAHLKHHGMEAEAEEFTRSQTTCDFVLTAFLTMYAPPGTSSPAAVSSAGETLMSELEHAVRAREKDLQAQLAAIAARDPPLPGSMHLPLELHLPWLHPPSGIPNATLPFLPTHFLAVCRRRASPLANGVRVVEAPCFLVPIHWIVYALQCAHLPTMVHGTGGVPVLECTVPFPQHWALIHRWLYTRDTGKLLASLLPLGTLRALPLAAIAALSLPTLTRLALKIRATWHNGRAIGIYAESFWLTLRRAWDLTVCAIVVRKGRVGKAQLEVHSA from the exons ATGTCGGCGGATGCTCAGCCGTATGTTCCACCGCGTGAATCCGAAGACCCGGCTCCGAAGCTGTCTGCGAATGCTTCGCCCTATATCCCTGCTACGAAGCGAATCATGGACACGGCGCTGGCTGATCCAACCAAGCAAGAGCACTCGCCTGGGCTCGAGATAAAGCGCGTCGAAAGTGCGCCGGAAGTCCAGTCTCCGCCCAAAGAgaccacgccgccgctgaCCTCGCCGTGCTACCTGCAATCCGTAAAACGCGAAGTGCATTTGGCTCCGGCCTCTGTCCAAATGGAGGGTCTGATGCACTGTGCCGATCCTGTTGCAGCACTGGACCAGGCCATACTGGCCAGCCAGATGCCGGGCAACGAGCACAGGACGCCTACGACGCTCGAGATTCCCCTGTCGCTCCCTCCGCCGGTCATCCAAGCACGTACGAATCCCTACATTGACCTCAGCGCCCACCTCAAGCACCACGGCATGGAAGCCGAAGCGGAAGAGTTTACGCGGTCCCAAACGACCTGCGACTTTGTCCTGACGGCCTTCCTGACGATGTATGCCCCCCCGggcacgtcgtcgcccgcggCCGTGAGTAGTGCGGGCGAGACGCTCATGTCGGAACTCGAGCATGCGGTCCGTGCACGCGAAAAAGACCTGCAGGCtcagctcgcggcgatcgctgcgcgcgatcCGCCCCTACCAGGAAGCATGCATCTCCCGTTGGAGCTGCACCTCCCCTGGCTTCATCCCCCATCTGGAATCCCTAATGCGACTTTGCCCTTTCTCCCCACCCACTTTCTCGCCGTgtgccgccggcgtgcgtcgccgctTGCGAACGGCGTGCgtgtcgtcgaggcgccgtgCTTTCTCGTGCCGATCCACTGGATTGTGTATGCGCTGCAGTGTGCGCACCTTCCTACGATGGTGCACGGCACTGGCGGTGTGCCCGTCCTCGAGTGCACCGTGCCGTTCCCCCAGCACTGGGCGCTGATCCACCGCTGGCTGTACACGCGCGACACAGGCAAGCTTCTTGCGTCGCTCCTGCCACTTGGCACGCTACGTGCGCTAC CGCTTGCGGCGATTGCCGCGCTGTCGCTCCCCACGctgacgcgcctcgcgctcaaGATCCGTGCGACATGGCACAATGGGCGTGCGATCGGCATCTATGCCGAGTCCTTTTGGttgacgctgcgccgtgcgtggGACTTGACGGTGTGCGCGATTGTCGTGCGCAAagggcgcgtcggcaaaGCGCAGCTCGAAGTCCACAGCGCGTGA